aaattaagaataaaaacaattattgttgacaaatacaaatataaaaactTGTGTGTTGTCTTTGCAATGGACTCGTAATGCAGCTTTTATCTACCCTTTTCTGACAAATGtcgttgttgtttattttttcattttctaaaaCACCGCACAATAGccatgcttattttttttttctattggtGACATTAATTGAAATCAAAAGTTTATATTACTTTGACTTGCACACAGGTGAAAAGAAATGGAATGCTTATAAAGAGATTTTTCCGATTATATTATTTATATCAATCCGATTATTTCTGATGATTGATTATGAGCGTGCGTagtatcttagttattttagttattttctaaaataaaataactaaaaCGCATTTATGATTATGTTGGAGGCAAACAACAGACATTAAAGACGAGTCTAGATTGCAAGACACAACCACAACTTCAAAAGGTGAAAATTTGCCATGACTGGATCAGAGTATGCACTGCAGCAAACATCCCATTGTATAAGACTGACAACCCTGTTTTGCAGAAATTCTTAGAAGACAATGTAGGCAATGGTGGATCAATCCCTAAATGTTCCCAGTTGCGTGACCGCTATTTGTTTGATGTTTACGAAGCTGAGAGAACGGAACTCAAAAGCTTGGTTAGAGGCAAGAAAGTCGCTCTCATTGCAGATGAGCTGAGTGATGAGGAGGGCAGATACGTGCTCAATGTCATGGCCGTTTTACTACATTTTGACGAGCTCTCCCCTAATGGAAACTCTGTTGCATATCTGCTTGACTCGCATTTCCTCTCTTCAACAAACAACAAGACAGTAGCACAAAAAGTTGTTCAAACTGCAAATGATTATGGAATCGACAGTGTCCTTGTGTTCAACTCGGACGATGTTGCTTATATGAAGAAGGCTTTCAGCGAGGCATTATCTTGCATTTTTCCCAATTGTGTTCATGTCACTTGTCTAAGTCACATCGTTAATCTTGTGGCTTCGGATTTTAAGAAGAAATTTAAGGATGTCACAGAGTTCGTCAAGTGTTTCCGAAACCTCTTTTTTGTTTCAGGTGGACGAAAAAGCAGGTTTCGTAACTTTTTACAGGATGCTATTGGAACAACAAGCACAGTGAAGATGCCACCGAACCCGACAACGAAGAGTTGGAAAGCGTGGTTTGACGCTGCCCTTTATCATGCTGATCACTATTTCCTTTTAGGGGACTTCATCAATAATGAACTCATCCTGTCAGGAAATTCTGCCTGCAATTCTCTCATTCGATTAGGCGAGATATACAACGACTGCAGCTTCATGAAGAGGTTACATGCTCAATTGGCCTTTATAAAGAACAAGGCACCCACACTTCTGATGTACCTTGATTACTTCCAAGAGCGAACACCCCACATCATAGCTGCACATGGGAAGCTTGAGAGTCTTCTTTGGTACCTGAGTGCGAACAGCCAGTTGCAGGAAGAAGACATAGATTTCTGTTTTACAGGTGACTTTTCTTTCGAAGAGAAGGAAGAACTAGTCAACTTGGGAAATACTGCCTTTACTGCTGCCTACGTTAAGCTAGATAAATATGTCAATGGTAGTGCCCAACCAGCTGCTAAATTTCTTGACCAGATCCGTGTCTTAGACCCAAACAACCTCATTGACACTGGACTCACCTACAACAATATTGACAGCATACCTGGCTTCGAAAATGTGACCAGAGACGAATAGAAACTCTATGCCAATGCAATTGGGCCCACTGCTGTGAAGAAAAGTAAAGAAAGAATGGACTTGATTCTTTTCTGGAAGTCCAAGGCAGCAGAACTACCCGAGCTTTACAAGATTGCATCCACATACTGCACCGCAACCATCACATCCTGTGATGTAGAGAGATCTTTTTCTTCTTACAATGAAATACTAGATGAGAAAAGGAGATCTCTTGATCCTACTACAATGAAGGTCTTTCACTTCCTTAATTGGAATATTAGAGTTAAGTCGTCTTTAAAGAAAGAACAGGAAGAGCAACACTCTAAGAAGACCGCATCAAAGCCACCAAGTGCCTTCATCACAACCTCGCCAACAAGCAGCCCCAAAGCAACTTTACAGCAAGGAAATGTCTTCACAAAGACTGAATCAAAGCTAAAAAGTTTCTCTAACACAACCTCCACCCGAAACACTGCAAGCAGCT
This genomic window from Acropora muricata isolate sample 2 chromosome 2, ASM3666990v1, whole genome shotgun sequence contains:
- the LOC136908808 gene encoding uncharacterized protein, with translation MAVLLHFDELSPNGNSVAYLLDSHFLSSTNNKTVAQKVVQTANDYGIDSVLVFNSDDVAYMKKAFSEALSCIFPNCVHVTCLSHIVNLVASDFKKKFKDVTEFVKCFRNLFFVSGGRKSRFRNFLQDAIGTTSTVKMPPNPTTKSWKAWFDAALYHADHYFLLGDFINNELILSGNSACNSLIRLGEIYNDCSFMKRLHAQLAFIKNKAPTLLMYLDYFQERTPHIIAAHGKLESLLWYLSANSQLQEEDIDFCFTGDFSFEEKEELVNLGNTAFTAAYVKLDKYVNGSAQPAAKFLDQIRVLDPNNLIDTGLTYNNIDSIPGFENVTRDE